From a single Streptomyces sp. 1331.2 genomic region:
- a CDS encoding GGDEF domain-containing protein: MSTPLLVQALAALSAPAVAGATVLGLRGRRARASAAAGAERLKVRIAELEERCAELERTASCDPLTGVWNYRHLQLTLDREIERARRAEQTDQADGPRPLAVLMLAIAGFDAVVAEHGRGRAGAVLRDLAQRLAMEIRRADTLGRYSGEEFLVVLPDTGAEGAAQVAERLVWSVRRHLLLDWSFGTRAPRPAHGNGLTAAVGIAVLPEDGTHAAVLLRAADAALAEARAAGGDCWRSTAGAPERAAAGRPAPVASGAGQGPTAERNRSEKPGSLSACAGGDPLAQPVTSHTPASVAVPRDVLS; the protein is encoded by the coding sequence TTGTCCACCCCGCTGCTGGTCCAGGCCCTGGCCGCGCTGAGCGCCCCCGCGGTGGCCGGCGCCACCGTCCTCGGACTGCGGGGCCGCCGGGCCCGGGCCTCGGCCGCCGCCGGCGCCGAGCGGCTGAAGGTCCGGATCGCCGAACTGGAGGAGCGCTGCGCCGAGCTGGAACGCACCGCCTCCTGCGATCCGCTCACCGGCGTGTGGAACTACCGCCACCTGCAGCTCACCCTCGACCGGGAGATCGAACGGGCCCGCCGCGCGGAGCAGACCGACCAGGCCGACGGCCCCCGCCCGCTCGCCGTGCTGATGCTGGCCATCGCCGGCTTCGACGCGGTCGTCGCCGAGCACGGCCGCGGCCGTGCCGGTGCGGTCCTGCGGGACCTCGCCCAGCGCCTCGCGATGGAGATCCGCCGGGCCGACACCCTCGGCCGCTACAGCGGCGAGGAGTTCCTGGTGGTGCTGCCCGACACCGGCGCCGAGGGCGCCGCACAGGTCGCCGAGCGGCTGGTCTGGTCGGTCCGCCGGCACCTGCTGCTCGACTGGTCCTTCGGCACCCGCGCGCCCCGCCCGGCGCACGGGAACGGCCTCACCGCCGCCGTCGGCATCGCCGTCCTGCCCGAGGACGGCACCCACGCCGCCGTCCTGCTGCGCGCCGCCGACGCCGCGCTCGCCGAGGCCCGGGCGGCCGGCGGCGACTGCTGGCGGAGCACCGCGGGGGCCCCCGAGCGGGCCGCCGCCGGGCGCCCCGCACCGGTCGCTTCGGGCGCCGGACAGGGGCCGACTGCCGAACGTAACCGTTCGGAAAAGCCGGGTAGTCTGTCGGCCTGTGCCGGCGGGGACCCCCTCGCCCAGCCGGTCACGTCCCATACGCCAGCCAGTGTGGCCGTGCCCCGCGACGTGCTGTCCTAG
- a CDS encoding 5-formyltetrahydrofolate cyclo-ligase, whose translation MHNEKSDLRTRLLTERRALSAEGRVAAARALAGHAGELAGPGATVAAYVSVGTEPGTRPLLDALRAGGVRVLLPVLLADNDLDWAEYAGPGELAPAGRGLLEPVGPRLGPEAVTEASVVLLPGLAVDRDGLRLGRGGGSYDRVLARLGRAGVRPVLAVLLYEHELLDRVPAEPHDRPVDLAVTPSGVRRLGPEG comes from the coding sequence ATGCACAACGAGAAGAGCGACCTGAGGACACGGCTGTTGACGGAACGGCGCGCACTCTCCGCTGAGGGGCGCGTGGCGGCGGCCCGCGCGCTGGCCGGGCACGCCGGGGAGCTGGCCGGTCCGGGCGCCACCGTGGCCGCGTACGTCTCGGTGGGCACCGAGCCGGGAACGCGGCCGCTGCTGGACGCGCTGCGGGCCGGCGGGGTGCGGGTGCTGCTGCCGGTGCTGCTGGCCGACAACGACCTGGACTGGGCCGAGTACGCAGGGCCCGGGGAACTGGCCCCGGCCGGGCGCGGGTTGCTGGAGCCGGTCGGCCCGCGGCTCGGGCCGGAGGCGGTGACGGAGGCCTCCGTGGTGCTGCTGCCGGGCCTGGCGGTGGACCGCGACGGGTTGCGGCTGGGCCGGGGCGGCGGCAGCTACGACCGGGTACTGGCCCGGCTGGGGCGGGCGGGCGTACGGCCGGTGCTGGCGGTGCTGCTGTACGAGCACGAGCTGCTGGACCGGGTGCCGGCCGAGCCGCACGACCGGCCGGTGGACCTGGCGGTCACGCCCTCGGGGGTCCGGCGGCTGGGCCCGGAGGGGTGA
- a CDS encoding penicillin acylase family protein, with amino-acid sequence MPRSKKFRRARLFVIVLVVLLVAGVGYGGYRGVTAVRASFPEVDGSVKVAGLSAPVDVKRDANGIPQLYADTSEDLFRAQGYVQAQDRFWEMDVRRHITAGRLSEMFGDGQVDTDTFIRTMGWRQVAQKEYDTKLSPETKKYLQAYSDGVNAWLAEHPGGEKASLEYALLGAVNSGYTPEQWSPVDSVAWLKAMAWNLSGNLQEEIDRSLLTQDFGPDKIAELYPDYPYARNGTIVKTGTVNGDNYRPADGSPQPGAGNGTATAQGAATTKALLQGLTDRIDGMPQLLGRPGQGIGSNSWVVAGSHTTTGKPLLANDPHLGPGLPSVWYQMGLHCRTASPACQFDVSGFTFAGMPGVVIGHNKDVAWGFTNLGADVTDLFLEKVTGPDTYQVDGKDVKFDLRKETIKVAGGDDRTITVRTTQTGAPLISDQSNEQQNVGKYAPNGTSAPDRGTGGYGVALQWTALNPGKTMDAVFELDKAKNWDDFRAAAKDFAVPAQNLIYADAKNIGYQAPGDVPVRGKGDGTYPALGWDSGYQWKSSIPFTALPWSLNPSSGYIVTANQAVVDPSYKYSLTKDWEYGTRAKEITDQIEGLLKNNGKISPDDMQTLQLDNTNVMAKTLVPLLLKQQIDDPYVRQAQDLLKDWNYHQDADSAAAAYYNGVWRQLLTLAFGQKFPADLRAKDNCLLVRQQDDPTKPDSTTRIVTECGTRDPGKAQPDGGDRWTEVVRAQLDKPDSSWWTYIDSQHTVQKGLDNLLKEAMKNARQELTSLLSKDISTWSWGRLHKLELREQTLGTDDSSIASPVLHKLLNRGPYRLSGGSAAVDAAGWNAAAGYQVDWIPSMRMVVDLNDLDSSRWINVGGASGHAFHANYNDQTDLWLKGKLLTWAFGPDAVEKATTHKLVLTTG; translated from the coding sequence ATGCCCCGCTCGAAGAAGTTCCGGCGCGCCCGTCTGTTCGTGATCGTGCTGGTCGTGCTGCTGGTGGCCGGCGTCGGCTACGGCGGCTACCGCGGGGTCACCGCGGTCCGCGCCTCCTTCCCGGAAGTGGACGGCAGCGTCAAGGTGGCGGGCCTGAGCGCGCCGGTCGACGTGAAGCGGGACGCCAACGGCATCCCGCAGCTGTACGCCGACACCTCCGAGGACCTGTTCCGCGCCCAGGGCTACGTCCAGGCGCAGGACCGTTTCTGGGAGATGGACGTCCGCCGGCACATCACCGCCGGCCGGCTCTCCGAGATGTTCGGCGACGGCCAGGTCGACACCGACACCTTCATCCGCACCATGGGCTGGCGGCAGGTGGCGCAGAAGGAGTACGACACCAAGCTGTCGCCGGAGACCAAGAAGTACCTGCAGGCCTACTCGGACGGCGTCAACGCCTGGCTCGCCGAGCACCCCGGCGGTGAGAAGGCCTCGCTGGAGTACGCCCTGCTCGGCGCCGTCAACAGCGGCTACACGCCCGAGCAGTGGAGCCCGGTGGACTCGGTGGCCTGGCTCAAGGCGATGGCCTGGAACCTCTCCGGGAACCTCCAGGAGGAGATCGACCGCTCGCTGCTGACCCAGGACTTCGGCCCGGACAAGATCGCCGAGCTGTACCCGGACTACCCGTACGCCCGCAACGGCACCATCGTGAAGACCGGCACCGTCAACGGCGACAACTACCGCCCCGCCGACGGCTCCCCGCAGCCCGGCGCGGGCAACGGCACCGCCACCGCCCAGGGCGCGGCCACCACCAAGGCGCTGCTGCAGGGCCTCACCGACCGGATCGACGGGATGCCGCAGCTGCTCGGCCGCCCCGGCCAGGGCATCGGTTCCAACTCCTGGGTGGTCGCCGGCAGCCACACCACCACCGGCAAGCCGCTGCTGGCCAACGACCCGCACCTCGGCCCCGGCCTGCCCTCGGTCTGGTACCAGATGGGCCTGCACTGCCGGACCGCCTCCCCGGCCTGCCAGTTCGACGTCTCCGGCTTCACCTTCGCGGGCATGCCCGGCGTGGTGATCGGCCACAACAAGGACGTCGCCTGGGGCTTCACCAACCTCGGCGCCGACGTCACCGACCTCTTCCTGGAGAAGGTCACCGGCCCGGACACCTACCAGGTGGACGGCAAGGACGTGAAGTTCGACCTGCGCAAGGAGACCATCAAGGTCGCCGGCGGGGACGACCGCACCATCACCGTCCGCACCACCCAGACCGGCGCCCCGCTCATCTCCGACCAGAGCAACGAGCAGCAGAACGTCGGCAAGTACGCCCCCAACGGAACCTCCGCCCCCGACCGCGGCACCGGCGGCTACGGCGTCGCCCTGCAGTGGACGGCGCTCAACCCCGGCAAGACCATGGACGCCGTCTTCGAGCTCGACAAGGCGAAGAACTGGGACGACTTCCGCGCAGCCGCCAAGGACTTCGCCGTCCCCGCGCAGAACCTGATCTACGCCGACGCCAAGAACATCGGCTACCAGGCCCCGGGGGACGTCCCGGTCCGCGGCAAGGGCGACGGCACCTACCCGGCCCTCGGCTGGGACTCCGGCTACCAGTGGAAGAGCTCGATCCCCTTCACCGCGCTGCCGTGGAGCCTCAACCCGTCCTCCGGCTACATCGTCACCGCCAACCAGGCCGTGGTCGACCCGAGTTACAAGTACAGCCTGACCAAGGACTGGGAGTACGGCACCCGCGCCAAGGAGATCACCGACCAGATCGAGGGCCTGCTCAAGAACAACGGCAAGATCTCGCCGGACGACATGCAGACCCTGCAGCTGGACAACACCAACGTGATGGCCAAGACGCTGGTCCCGCTGCTGCTCAAGCAGCAGATCGACGACCCGTACGTGCGCCAGGCGCAGGACCTGCTGAAGGACTGGAACTACCACCAGGACGCCGACTCGGCCGCCGCCGCCTACTACAACGGCGTCTGGCGCCAGCTGCTCACCCTCGCCTTCGGCCAGAAGTTCCCGGCCGACCTCCGGGCCAAGGACAACTGCCTGCTGGTGCGCCAGCAGGACGACCCGACCAAGCCGGACAGCACCACCAGGATCGTCACCGAGTGCGGCACCCGCGACCCGGGCAAGGCCCAGCCGGACGGCGGCGACCGCTGGACCGAGGTGGTGCGTGCGCAGCTGGACAAGCCCGACAGCTCGTGGTGGACGTACATCGACTCCCAGCACACCGTGCAGAAGGGCCTGGACAACCTCCTCAAGGAGGCGATGAAGAACGCCCGCCAGGAGCTGACCTCGCTGCTCAGCAAGGACATCTCCACCTGGAGCTGGGGCCGGCTGCACAAGCTGGAGCTGCGGGAGCAGACTCTCGGCACCGACGACTCCTCGATCGCCTCCCCGGTGCTCCACAAGCTGCTCAACCGCGGCCCGTACCGCCTCTCCGGCGGCTCGGCGGCGGTCGACGCGGCGGGCTGGAACGCGGCGGCCGGCTACCAGGTGGACTGGATCCCGTCGATGCGGATGGTGGTCGACCTGAACGACCTGGACTCCTCGCGCTGGATCAACGTCGGCGGCGCCTCCGGCCACGCCTTCCACGCCAACTACAACGACCAGACCGACCTCTGGCTCAAGGGCAAGCTGCTGACCTGGGCCTTCGGTCCGGACGCGGTCGAGAAGGCCACCACGCACAAGCTGGTGCTCACCACCGGCTGA
- a CDS encoding potassium/proton antiporter, whose amino-acid sequence MNVSHLNQLLLEASVILLFAVVAVRISTRSGLPSLLIYLGIGVALGQNGIGVTFNNAELTQVIGYAALVVILAEGGLKTSWREIKPVMPAATVLATVGVGVSVFATAAGAHWLVGLDWRTSLLLGAIVSSTDAAAVFSVLRMVPLPHRLTGLLEAESGFNDAPVVILVVAFATAGELDPWYVMIGTILAELAIGAAVGFAVGKLGAFGIKHVALPSSGLYPIAVMALTVLAYAGGALLHGSGFLAVYISAVILGNSKLPHGPAVRGFADGLAWIGQIGMFVLLGLLCTPATMGSSVVPALVIGGVLVFLARPLSVVLSLTPFKVPAREQALLSWAGLRGAVPIVLATIPVVSGAHEAEDVFNIVFILVVVFTLLQGPTLPWVAKRLRIGEGAMGQDLGIESAPLEKLHGHLLSVALSPTSRMSGVEISELRLPKGAAVTLVVREGNSFVPDKATVLRAGDELLVVTTDEVGEAAERRLRAVDRGGKLAGWLDGR is encoded by the coding sequence GTGAACGTCTCCCATCTGAACCAGCTCCTCCTCGAAGCCTCCGTGATCCTGCTCTTCGCGGTGGTCGCCGTACGGATCTCCACCCGGTCAGGGCTGCCCAGCCTGCTGATCTACCTGGGGATCGGCGTGGCGCTGGGGCAGAACGGGATCGGCGTCACCTTCAACAACGCCGAGCTGACCCAGGTGATCGGCTACGCGGCGCTCGTGGTGATCCTGGCCGAGGGCGGCCTCAAGACCAGCTGGCGGGAGATCAAGCCGGTGATGCCGGCGGCCACCGTGCTCGCCACCGTCGGCGTCGGAGTCAGCGTGTTCGCCACCGCGGCCGGCGCGCACTGGCTGGTCGGCCTGGACTGGCGCACCTCACTGCTGCTCGGCGCGATAGTTTCCTCGACCGACGCGGCGGCCGTCTTCTCGGTGCTGCGGATGGTCCCGCTGCCCCACCGGCTGACCGGCCTGCTGGAGGCCGAGTCCGGCTTCAACGACGCGCCCGTCGTCATCCTGGTCGTCGCCTTCGCCACCGCCGGCGAGCTGGACCCCTGGTACGTCATGATCGGCACGATCCTCGCCGAACTGGCGATCGGCGCCGCGGTCGGCTTCGCCGTCGGCAAGCTCGGCGCCTTCGGGATCAAGCACGTCGCACTGCCCTCCTCGGGCCTCTACCCGATCGCCGTGATGGCGCTCACCGTGCTCGCTTACGCGGGCGGCGCGCTGCTGCACGGCTCCGGCTTCCTCGCCGTCTACATCAGCGCGGTGATCCTCGGGAACTCCAAGCTGCCGCACGGGCCCGCCGTCCGCGGCTTCGCCGACGGCCTGGCGTGGATCGGCCAGATCGGCATGTTCGTCCTGCTCGGCCTGCTCTGCACGCCCGCGACCATGGGCTCCTCGGTGGTGCCCGCGCTGGTGATCGGCGGCGTGCTGGTCTTCCTGGCCCGGCCGCTGTCGGTGGTGCTCTCGCTGACCCCGTTCAAGGTGCCCGCCCGCGAACAGGCCCTGCTGAGCTGGGCCGGGCTGCGCGGGGCGGTGCCCATCGTGCTGGCCACCATCCCGGTGGTGTCCGGCGCCCACGAGGCCGAGGACGTCTTCAACATCGTCTTCATCCTGGTCGTCGTCTTCACCCTGCTCCAGGGGCCGACCCTGCCGTGGGTGGCCAAGCGGCTGCGGATCGGCGAGGGCGCGATGGGCCAGGACCTCGGCATCGAGTCCGCCCCGCTGGAGAAGCTGCACGGACACCTGCTCTCGGTCGCGCTCTCCCCCACCTCCCGGATGTCCGGCGTGGAGATCAGCGAGCTGCGGCTGCCCAAGGGCGCGGCCGTCACCCTGGTCGTGCGCGAGGGCAACTCCTTCGTGCCGGACAAGGCGACGGTGCTGCGGGCCGGGGACGAGCTGCTGGTGGTCACCACGGACGAGGTCGGCGAGGCGGCGGAGCGGCGGCTGCGGGCCGTGGACCGGGGCGGCAAGCTCGCGGGGTGGCTCGACGGGCGGTGA
- a CDS encoding FmdB family zinc ribbon protein, with translation MPTYQYQCTECGNGLEAVQKFTDEALTTCPDCQGRLRKVFSAVGVVFKGSGFYRTDSRSSSSSSVSSGSSSTTSTSSGTPAASGSAGSGSSAPSSPAPAAS, from the coding sequence GTGCCCACGTACCAGTACCAGTGCACCGAGTGCGGCAACGGCCTGGAGGCGGTGCAGAAGTTCACCGACGAGGCGCTGACCACGTGCCCCGACTGCCAGGGACGGCTTCGCAAGGTCTTCTCGGCCGTGGGTGTCGTGTTCAAGGGCTCCGGCTTCTACCGGACCGACAGCCGCTCCTCCTCCAGCAGCTCGGTGAGCTCCGGCTCGTCGTCGACCACCTCGACGTCGTCCGGCACGCCCGCCGCGTCCGGCTCCGCCGGCTCCGGCTCCTCGGCGCCGTCCAGCCCGGCTCCGGCCGCGAGCTGA
- the mscL gene encoding large conductance mechanosensitive channel protein MscL, protein MKGFKEFLLRGNVVELAVAVVIGAAFTNIVNTFVKGVINPIVGAFGTKDLASYTSCLKGPCETGPAGEVTSGVLILWGSVLSAALQFLITALVVYFVLIVPMNRMAARRKSLAEEAAEAEAKEVKLLTEIRDALVAPLR, encoded by the coding sequence ATGAAGGGCTTCAAGGAATTCCTGCTGCGTGGAAATGTCGTCGAACTCGCCGTCGCCGTGGTCATCGGCGCGGCATTCACCAACATCGTCAACACCTTCGTCAAGGGCGTTATCAATCCGATCGTCGGCGCCTTCGGGACGAAGGACCTGGCTTCCTACACTTCCTGCCTCAAGGGGCCCTGCGAGACGGGTCCGGCCGGTGAGGTCACGTCCGGAGTCCTCATCCTGTGGGGATCGGTGCTCAGCGCCGCCCTGCAGTTCCTGATCACCGCGCTGGTCGTCTACTTCGTTCTGATCGTGCCCATGAACAGGATGGCGGCCCGCCGCAAGTCCCTCGCCGAGGAGGCGGCGGAGGCCGAGGCCAAGGAGGTCAAACTGCTCACCGAGATCCGCGACGCACTGGTCGCGCCGCTGCGCTGA
- a CDS encoding sigma-70 family RNA polymerase sigma factor: MATRAVVRDRADRTRAARPTNLEADRDLVGMYLDEIARTPLLDAAEEVELSLRIEAGVYAQHLLDEGELPDGSTREELEAIAADAERAKDVFIRSNLRLVVAVARRYPRSGLPLLDLIQEGNAGLVRAVEKFDYAKGFKFSTYATWWIRQAITRSIADQSRTIRLPVHLVEELGRIRRVQREKSKELGREAEPAEIAADLDTTEARIKDVLDWARDPVSLNMSVDDEGETQFGDLVEDTGATSPEDAVMVMLRREELDDLIGRLDDRTASIIRSRYGMEDGRERTLTEVGKQHGLTRERIRQIEKHALAELKKIADHAGFEAA, encoded by the coding sequence ATGGCCACCCGTGCCGTCGTTCGCGACAGGGCCGACCGGACTCGCGCGGCCCGCCCGACCAACCTTGAGGCCGACCGCGACCTGGTCGGCATGTACCTCGACGAGATCGCCAGGACGCCCCTGCTCGATGCCGCCGAGGAGGTCGAGCTCTCGCTGCGGATCGAGGCCGGCGTGTACGCCCAGCACCTGCTGGACGAGGGCGAACTCCCCGACGGCAGCACGCGCGAGGAGCTGGAGGCGATAGCCGCCGACGCCGAGCGCGCCAAGGACGTGTTCATCCGTTCCAACCTCCGTCTCGTCGTCGCCGTCGCCCGCCGCTACCCGCGCAGCGGCCTTCCACTGCTGGACCTCATCCAGGAGGGCAACGCGGGCCTGGTGCGCGCCGTCGAGAAGTTCGACTACGCCAAGGGTTTCAAGTTCTCCACGTACGCGACGTGGTGGATCCGGCAGGCGATCACCCGGTCCATCGCCGACCAGTCCCGCACCATCCGGCTGCCCGTGCACCTGGTGGAAGAGCTGGGGCGGATCCGGCGGGTGCAGCGGGAGAAGTCCAAGGAGCTGGGCCGCGAGGCCGAGCCGGCCGAGATCGCGGCCGACTTGGACACCACCGAGGCCCGGATCAAGGACGTGCTGGACTGGGCGCGGGATCCGGTCAGCCTCAACATGTCGGTGGACGACGAGGGCGAGACGCAGTTCGGGGACCTGGTCGAGGACACCGGGGCGACGTCCCCCGAGGACGCCGTGATGGTGATGCTCCGCCGTGAGGAACTGGACGACCTGATCGGGCGGTTGGACGACCGCACGGCCTCGATCATCCGCTCCCGGTACGGCATGGAGGACGGCCGCGAACGCACCCTCACCGAGGTGGGCAAGCAGCACGGCCTCACCCGTGAGCGGATCCGCCAGATCGAGAAGCACGCGCTGGCCGAGCTGAAGAAGATCGCCGACCACGCGGGCTTCGAAGCCGCCTGA
- a CDS encoding phosphatase PAP2 family protein has protein sequence MHLTNSTTSVTARYRSLLRDAALALGCAALFGVLAALVTSHWQPLDRFDQEWIGELHDYAREHRAWTAAVQTLSDIGGTVTMRALLGVAAVWLWLIGARVLAGWVAAQTLVGWGALWALKAAFDRGRPAFTDPVSHAGGPAFPSGHAMASAITCAVLVGLLWYRVHRRGRTAACAVAAASVLTIGWTRIALGVHWPSDVLAGWLAAGFVLGTVTAVIELWRPGALARDVRRVNWRTRPRVQRVIVSSARPPVPAGLLDEADPDEADLDYPTPDEAADRPDETVR, from the coding sequence ATGCACCTGACCAACAGCACGACCTCCGTCACTGCGCGTTACCGCAGTCTCCTTCGGGACGCAGCGCTCGCGTTGGGTTGTGCCGCGCTGTTCGGCGTCCTGGCGGCTCTGGTGACGAGCCACTGGCAACCACTGGACCGCTTCGACCAGGAGTGGATCGGCGAACTGCACGACTACGCCCGGGAACACCGGGCGTGGACCGCCGCCGTGCAGACGCTCTCCGACATCGGCGGCACCGTCACGATGCGTGCACTCCTGGGCGTCGCAGCCGTCTGGCTCTGGTTGATCGGCGCCCGCGTGCTGGCCGGCTGGGTGGCCGCCCAGACCCTGGTCGGCTGGGGCGCCCTGTGGGCACTGAAGGCGGCCTTCGACCGCGGACGGCCCGCCTTCACCGACCCGGTCTCGCACGCCGGCGGCCCGGCCTTTCCCTCCGGGCACGCCATGGCCTCGGCGATCACCTGCGCCGTCCTGGTCGGCCTGCTCTGGTACCGGGTCCACCGGCGCGGCCGGACCGCCGCCTGCGCGGTGGCGGCGGCGAGCGTGCTGACCATCGGCTGGACCCGGATCGCCCTCGGCGTGCACTGGCCCAGCGACGTGCTGGCCGGCTGGCTGGCCGCCGGATTCGTGCTGGGCACCGTCACCGCCGTGATCGAGCTCTGGCGCCCCGGCGCGCTGGCCCGGGACGTACGGCGGGTCAACTGGCGCACCAGACCGAGGGTTCAGCGGGTCATCGTGTCCTCCGCGCGGCCGCCCGTCCCCGCCGGCCTGCTGGACGAGGCCGATCCGGACGAGGCCGATCTTGACTACCCCACTCCGGACGAGGCAGCCGACCGGCCCGACGAGACCGTCCGCTGA
- a CDS encoding carbon-nitrogen hydrolase family protein, whose amino-acid sequence MSTDPVLAAAPAGYPERPLRIATVQAQAVAGDIPANAAQAAELIREAAAAGARLVLFTEKFLSGYEPELIRTDPLKYAVQPGDPRLAPIADACRETGTAAVVGAAVQDGADLRVSALVLGPDGGFVARYDKQHLFKSERDYYRPGTAGCTVELDGWRLGLGVCYDSGFPEHARAAALDGCHAYLVGALFSVGHGHHESRTWFPARALDNTLYTVLANHVGHTGGWHTCGGSAVWGPDGRLIAEASEDRREVIVVDLDPTVLRTARETETLLADLALAAARPAEPRAQVKLA is encoded by the coding sequence GTGTCCACTGACCCCGTTCTCGCCGCCGCCCCTGCCGGATACCCCGAGCGCCCGCTGCGGATCGCCACCGTCCAGGCCCAGGCCGTCGCCGGCGACATACCCGCCAACGCCGCCCAGGCCGCCGAGTTGATCCGCGAGGCGGCCGCGGCCGGCGCCCGCCTGGTGCTCTTCACGGAGAAGTTCCTCTCCGGCTACGAGCCCGAGCTGATCCGCACCGACCCGCTCAAGTACGCCGTCCAGCCCGGCGATCCGCGCCTCGCCCCGATCGCCGACGCCTGCCGTGAGACCGGCACCGCCGCCGTGGTCGGCGCCGCCGTCCAGGACGGTGCGGACCTGCGGGTCTCCGCGCTCGTCCTCGGCCCGGACGGCGGCTTCGTCGCCCGCTACGACAAGCAGCACCTCTTCAAGAGCGAACGCGACTACTACCGCCCCGGGACGGCCGGTTGCACCGTGGAGCTGGACGGCTGGCGGCTCGGCCTCGGCGTCTGCTACGACTCCGGCTTCCCCGAGCACGCCCGCGCCGCCGCCCTCGACGGCTGCCACGCCTACCTGGTCGGAGCCCTGTTCAGCGTGGGCCACGGCCACCACGAGTCCCGGACCTGGTTCCCCGCCCGCGCGCTCGACAACACCCTCTACACGGTGCTCGCCAACCACGTCGGCCACACCGGCGGTTGGCACACCTGCGGCGGTAGCGCGGTCTGGGGCCCGGACGGCCGCCTGATCGCCGAGGCGAGCGAGGACCGGCGCGAGGTGATCGTCGTCGACCTCGACCCGACCGTCCTGCGCACCGCCCGCGAGACCGAGACCCTGCTCGCCGACCTCGCCCTTGCCGCCGCCCGCCCGGCCGAGCCGCGCGCGCAAGTAAAGCTGGCCTGA